From the genome of Solidesulfovibrio carbinolicus, one region includes:
- a CDS encoding amidohydrolase family protein produces the protein MFIDIHTHAYHPKIADKVLAQLEGHYGIKPVGTGQIDDLLERATKAGLDKVVVHNAATAPAQVVPANNWAIAIHREHKRIISFGTLHPDYPDFERELDRLWRNGIKGIKFHADFQGFRLDDRKLWPIFEALSGRFVVMLHVGDRLPPEENNSCPAKVAAILRDFPQMTVIAAHMGGYLHWQYAVEHLVGKNVYIDTSSTLAFIDDATLRRIFDGHPRERILFGSDYPLFDPGEEIARLRRRLSLRDAELEGLLSGASALFRSSK, from the coding sequence ATGTTTATTGATATCCACACCCACGCCTATCATCCCAAGATCGCGGACAAGGTCCTGGCCCAACTCGAAGGGCACTACGGCATCAAACCCGTCGGCACCGGCCAGATAGATGATCTCCTGGAGCGCGCGACCAAGGCGGGCCTGGACAAGGTCGTGGTCCACAACGCCGCCACGGCCCCGGCCCAGGTGGTCCCGGCCAACAACTGGGCCATCGCCATCCACCGCGAACACAAGCGCATCATCAGCTTCGGCACGCTGCACCCGGACTACCCGGACTTCGAGCGCGAGCTGGACAGACTCTGGCGAAACGGCATCAAGGGCATCAAGTTCCACGCCGACTTCCAGGGTTTCCGTCTGGATGACCGCAAGCTGTGGCCCATCTTCGAGGCGCTGTCCGGCCGGTTCGTGGTCATGCTCCACGTGGGCGACCGCCTGCCCCCTGAGGAGAACAACTCCTGCCCGGCCAAGGTGGCGGCCATCCTGCGCGATTTTCCCCAGATGACCGTCATCGCGGCCCACATGGGCGGCTATCTCCACTGGCAATACGCCGTGGAACATCTGGTCGGCAAAAATGTCTATATTGACACGTCCAGCACCCTGGCCTTCATCGACGACGCCACCTTGCGCCGTATCTTCGACGGCCACCCCCGGGAGCGCATCCTTTTCGGCAGTGATTACCCGCTGTTCGATCCCGGCGAGGAAATCGCCCGCCTGCGCCGCCGGCTGTCCCTGCGCGACGCGGAGCTTGAAGGCCTCTTGAGCGGGGCTTCCGCACTATTTCGGTCATCAAAATGA
- a CDS encoding LexA family protein: protein MGRPTLTILGFEPKTALELPLYLATAPAGFPSPAEDYIDKKIDLNEHLVRHPAATFFVRVDGDSMRDAGVASGDILVVDRALEAKDGSIVVAALDGELTVKRLRRRDGKLLLVPENPDYKPVEVAPEASFMVWGVVTYIIHKA from the coding sequence ATGGGACGACCGACCTTGACGATCCTGGGGTTCGAGCCGAAGACCGCGCTTGAGCTGCCGCTCTATCTGGCCACGGCCCCGGCCGGCTTTCCTTCGCCGGCCGAGGACTACATCGACAAAAAAATCGACCTCAACGAACATCTCGTGCGCCATCCCGCCGCCACCTTTTTCGTGCGCGTGGACGGCGACTCCATGCGCGACGCCGGCGTGGCCTCGGGCGACATCCTCGTGGTGGACCGCGCCCTGGAGGCGAAAGACGGCTCCATCGTCGTGGCCGCCCTGGATGGCGAATTGACCGTCAAACGCCTGCGACGCCGCGACGGCAAACTGCTGCTCGTGCCGGAAAATCCGGACTACAAACCGGTGGAAGTCGCGCCCGAAGCCTCGTTTATGGTCTGGGGCGTGGTCACCTACATCATTCATAAAGCTTGA
- a CDS encoding tRNA1(Val) (adenine(37)-N6)-methyltransferase, translating into MPEYGDDAVQAARQAFPRGLVQPEGGFRFGSDALLLAAFVASLAAGPRAADLGTGCGAAGLGYLLAAANPAATCLGLDRDPNMIRAAGQNAASLGLSERFTALAVDLRGIREDVRCLPESRDLVLCNPPYRDPASGRRPPGPAREAARFETDGGMVDFAAAGSYLLANKGIFACIHLAERLPLVFAALADRRLVVKRVLPVSPRAGAPARQVLVAARKNGGPGMILDAPLALYAGTGAQTRLTEAALAFCPFLACNAGPPGQG; encoded by the coding sequence ATGCCGGAATATGGGGATGATGCCGTGCAGGCCGCGCGCCAGGCTTTCCCGCGCGGGCTGGTCCAACCCGAAGGCGGTTTTCGCTTCGGTTCCGACGCCTTGCTCCTGGCCGCCTTTGTCGCGAGTCTGGCCGCCGGCCCCCGGGCGGCCGATCTCGGCACGGGCTGCGGCGCGGCCGGCCTGGGCTATCTGCTGGCCGCCGCCAATCCGGCCGCGACCTGCCTCGGCCTGGACCGCGACCCGAATATGATCCGGGCCGCCGGCCAAAACGCCGCGAGCCTGGGCCTGTCCGAGCGCTTCACGGCCCTGGCCGTGGACCTACGCGGTATCCGAGAAGACGTCCGCTGCCTGCCGGAATCGCGCGATCTGGTCCTCTGCAATCCGCCGTACCGCGACCCGGCCTCGGGCCGCCGGCCGCCCGGCCCGGCCCGGGAGGCCGCTCGCTTCGAAACGGACGGCGGCATGGTCGATTTCGCCGCCGCCGGCAGCTATCTGTTGGCCAACAAAGGGATTTTTGCCTGCATCCATCTGGCCGAGCGTCTGCCCCTGGTCTTTGCCGCCCTGGCGGACAGGCGGCTTGTGGTCAAGCGCGTGCTGCCCGTTTCGCCGCGCGCCGGCGCGCCGGCCAGGCAAGTGCTGGTGGCCGCCCGCAAAAACGGCGGTCCGGGCATGATTCTGGACGCGCCCCTGGCCCTCTATGCCGGAACCGGGGCGCAAACCCGCCTCACCGAGGCCGCCCTGGCCTTTTGCCCCTTCCTGGCCTGCAATGCCGGACCGCCCGGCCAGGGCTGA
- the amrA gene encoding AmmeMemoRadiSam system protein A, with protein sequence MDAFHVALTDAEKAFLKDLVRLVIAARLAGKSANLPAPESETLRRRFGAFVTLTLDGRLRGCIGHIVGDQPLVETIAAMAEAAAFGDPRFPPLTRREFDRVAIEISILGPLEPCPDPAQVVVGRHGLMVRRGARSGLLLPQVPVEWGWDRETFLDHTCRKAGLETGCWRDPSVTLHWFEAEVF encoded by the coding sequence ATGGACGCCTTCCACGTGGCCCTCACCGATGCGGAAAAAGCCTTTCTCAAGGATCTCGTCCGGCTGGTCATCGCCGCCAGACTGGCCGGCAAGTCGGCCAACCTGCCCGCGCCAGAAAGCGAAACCCTGCGCCGCCGCTTCGGGGCCTTCGTGACCCTCACCCTTGACGGCCGCCTGCGCGGCTGCATCGGCCACATCGTCGGCGACCAGCCCCTGGTCGAAACCATCGCGGCCATGGCCGAAGCGGCAGCCTTCGGCGATCCGCGCTTTCCGCCGCTGACCCGCCGGGAGTTCGACCGCGTCGCCATCGAAATCTCCATCCTCGGCCCCCTGGAACCCTGCCCGGACCCGGCCCAAGTGGTCGTCGGCCGCCACGGCCTGATGGTGCGGCGCGGTGCCCGCTCCGGGCTGCTGCTGCCCCAGGTACCGGTGGAATGGGGCTGGGATCGGGAAACCTTTCTGGACCACACCTGCCGCAAGGCCGGCCTGGAAACCGGCTGCTGGCGCGACCCGTCGGTGACGCTGCACTGGTTCGAGGCCGAGGTTTTTTAG
- a CDS encoding Y-family DNA polymerase: protein MPPLYALVDCNNFYASCERVFAPQLAGRPIVVLSNNDGCVIARSAEAKAAGIPMGKPAFMCRELFTRHGVAVFSSNYALYGDMSARVMATLARFTPSLEVYSIDEAFLDLAGLPGGPEATARSLRETVVRWTGIPVSVGIGPTKTLAKLANRAAKKRPESGGVLDLAACPDPDAVLAATPVEDVWGIGRRHAAMLEGFGIRTALAFRELPRDFVKKRMTIQGLHTLLELRGQPCIDLEHAPPPARTLMSSRSFGQAVTTLDELAEAVAEYAARAAARLRSRGLVASGVEAYVQTYADKDGRPPYANAAFAAPRAATAHTGELITAARQALEMIFRPGHRYKKAGVILLGLEPVGRRQLSLLDASPEADARGGRLMAALDAVNAKWGKGALAPAACGIDKPWAMRQASRSPRYTTVWDELPVARAG, encoded by the coding sequence ATGCCGCCGCTGTACGCCCTGGTCGATTGCAACAATTTTTATGCCTCCTGCGAGCGGGTTTTCGCGCCCCAGCTGGCCGGCCGGCCCATCGTGGTGCTGTCCAACAACGACGGCTGCGTCATCGCGCGCTCGGCCGAGGCCAAGGCGGCCGGCATCCCCATGGGCAAGCCGGCATTTATGTGCCGGGAGCTGTTCACGCGCCATGGCGTGGCCGTTTTCTCCTCCAACTACGCCCTCTACGGCGACATGTCGGCCCGGGTCATGGCCACCCTTGCCCGGTTCACGCCGTCCCTGGAAGTCTATTCCATCGACGAAGCCTTTCTCGATCTGGCCGGCCTGCCGGGCGGCCCCGAGGCCACGGCCCGCAGTCTGCGCGAGACCGTCGTCCGCTGGACCGGCATCCCGGTGTCGGTGGGCATCGGCCCCACCAAGACTCTGGCCAAACTGGCCAACCGGGCCGCCAAGAAACGCCCGGAAAGCGGCGGCGTCCTTGATCTGGCCGCCTGCCCCGATCCCGACGCGGTCCTGGCCGCCACCCCCGTGGAAGACGTCTGGGGCATCGGCCGCCGCCACGCGGCCATGCTGGAAGGCTTTGGCATCCGTACCGCCCTGGCCTTTCGCGAGCTGCCCCGGGATTTCGTCAAAAAGCGCATGACCATCCAGGGCCTGCACACGCTGCTGGAGCTTCGCGGCCAGCCCTGCATCGACCTGGAGCACGCGCCGCCGCCGGCCCGTACGCTTATGTCCTCGCGTTCCTTCGGCCAGGCCGTAACGACCCTGGACGAGCTGGCCGAAGCCGTGGCCGAATACGCCGCCCGGGCCGCCGCCCGGCTGCGCAGCCGGGGGCTGGTCGCCTCGGGGGTGGAGGCCTACGTCCAGACCTACGCCGACAAAGACGGCCGCCCGCCCTACGCCAACGCGGCCTTTGCCGCCCCGCGCGCGGCCACCGCCCACACCGGCGAACTCATCACGGCGGCCCGCCAGGCCCTGGAGATGATCTTCCGCCCCGGCCATCGCTACAAAAAAGCCGGGGTGATCCTGCTTGGCCTGGAACCGGTCGGCCGCCGCCAGCTCTCGCTGCTTGACGCGTCCCCCGAAGCGGACGCCCGGGGAGGGCGTCTCATGGCCGCCCTGGACGCCGTCAACGCCAAATGGGGCAAGGGCGCGCTGGCCCCGGCCGCCTGCGGCATCGACAAGCCCTGGGCCATGCGCCAGGCCAGCCGCTCCCCGCGCTACACCACGGTCTGGGACGAACTGCCCGTGGCCAGGGCCGGCTAG
- a CDS encoding alpha/beta fold hydrolase — MARNFSLGGQDGPNFDGCVPTFDAPVHVTARIEAGRAPTLVLLHGLGDSRLAFEDAFATRYLAGASLIMPDMAGHGGSPAALDYSMEAAARRVKHVLNHLMEHHGLRPSRLYLVGHSVGGIPATYFCRDAAPGEVAGLILAEASVTRFGAFVSAHAEAARLSGRFGEWYAEFRDQTIFRDYLGKFPFCRHYYASLRFCREEAFLQTVLAVRRTSRALPGKWSHAAGEVLAALPIPKLYAYGRDVAPETRAFLDEHAVPTRPFPTDCHFLMQAMPSEFYSMLGEFCS; from the coding sequence ATGGCAAGAAACTTTTCCCTGGGCGGACAGGACGGCCCGAATTTCGACGGCTGCGTGCCGACCTTTGACGCGCCGGTGCACGTCACGGCCCGCATCGAGGCCGGCCGCGCCCCGACGCTGGTGCTGCTTCATGGCCTGGGCGATTCCCGGCTGGCCTTCGAGGACGCCTTCGCCACCCGCTACCTGGCCGGGGCGAGTCTGATCATGCCGGACATGGCCGGCCACGGCGGCAGCCCGGCCGCCCTGGACTATTCCATGGAGGCCGCCGCCCGGCGGGTGAAGCACGTGCTTAACCACCTCATGGAGCACCACGGCCTGCGGCCCAGCCGCCTCTATCTCGTGGGACATTCCGTGGGCGGCATCCCGGCCACGTATTTTTGCCGCGACGCCGCCCCCGGCGAAGTGGCCGGGCTGATCCTGGCCGAGGCCTCGGTGACGCGTTTCGGGGCCTTTGTCTCGGCCCATGCCGAAGCAGCCCGGCTGTCCGGGCGTTTTGGCGAGTGGTACGCGGAGTTTCGCGACCAGACCATCTTTCGGGACTATCTCGGCAAGTTCCCCTTTTGCCGCCACTACTACGCCTCCCTGCGCTTTTGCCGCGAGGAAGCCTTTCTCCAGACCGTGCTGGCCGTGCGCCGCACCTCCCGGGCGTTGCCCGGCAAATGGAGCCACGCCGCCGGCGAGGTCCTGGCCGCACTGCCCATCCCCAAGCTCTACGCCTACGGCCGCGACGTGGCCCCGGAAACCCGGGCTTTCCTCGATGAACACGCCGTGCCCACCCGCCCCTTCCCCACGGACTGCCATTTCCTCATGCAGGCTATGCCCAGCGAATTTTACAGTATGCTTGGCGAATTTTGTAGTTGA
- a CDS encoding bacteriohemerythrin, producing MSIRARILASVGILFLVALGMFAATWSITSEQRSDGLVINLAGRQRMQVQRIAKDVLALAHQAKGGGAPAGLADDIRKRLSALESTQGLLARGGTYENGKKFTIDPSSREAGALLDEAGRLIKPFGVEVEAILAKTDAVSPERLLAASEAVVAAQDKAVARLQAETEDDVATLMTIQSVGLGLSAVVCLAVLLMFRRAVIAPLGRLREYAGAVARGDLKAVPAGDYPPELAELRDALARMVASLERGLADVEAKSREAQGHAAEAGRALEAAKAQEARTAELLARLGDGAATARGISESVMDHAAGLLSRIEQVGQGAAQQRDRMMDTAAAMEEMNATVLEVARNASSAAVSAADAKDKAVTGADGVRSAVTSIEAIRRRILDLKESMTRLGQQADSIGHIMNVISDIADQTNLLALNAAIEAARAGDAGRGFAVVADEVRKLAEKTMTATKEVGDAVVSIQGQARENIAAVESAASGIEDSTRAAADSGRFMDAIVGIVDATATQVESIATASEEQSATSEEINRAVEEVNGIARDTAEDAAAASQALHALTELANDLDAAIRQMTGETGASRPALAAARPAAKAIAPSRPAASRALPPSRLAPAKAKALPPARPTPSRPASAPKPAAIPAPAPKPVTKPAAAKAPGNGSGGACSIGGALLQWDDSLATHISEVDRQHQVLVRMICDLHEAMRSGKGKHQLEAILEELQNYAVDHFGYEEKLMEQYKYPGYLNHRKEHEAFVDKVIAFGNDFRENRAALTTEVMNFLKNWLVGHIKGTDQKYAPFFIERGVN from the coding sequence ATGAGCATTCGCGCCCGGATTCTCGCCTCCGTCGGCATCCTCTTCCTCGTCGCGCTCGGCATGTTTGCGGCCACCTGGTCCATCACCAGCGAACAACGTTCCGATGGTCTCGTCATCAATCTGGCCGGCCGGCAACGGATGCAGGTCCAGAGAATCGCCAAGGACGTCTTGGCTTTGGCCCACCAGGCCAAGGGGGGCGGCGCGCCGGCCGGCCTGGCCGACGACATCCGCAAGCGTCTTTCCGCCCTGGAATCGACCCAGGGGCTGCTGGCCCGGGGCGGAACCTATGAAAACGGCAAGAAATTCACCATCGACCCGTCCAGCCGCGAGGCCGGGGCACTCCTTGACGAGGCCGGCCGGCTGATCAAGCCCTTTGGCGTCGAGGTAGAAGCCATCCTGGCCAAGACCGACGCCGTTTCGCCCGAACGCTTGCTGGCCGCCTCGGAAGCCGTGGTCGCGGCCCAGGACAAGGCCGTGGCCCGGCTCCAGGCCGAGACCGAGGACGACGTGGCCACGCTCATGACCATCCAGTCCGTGGGCCTGGGGCTGTCGGCCGTGGTCTGCCTGGCGGTGCTTTTGATGTTCCGCCGCGCGGTCATCGCGCCCCTGGGGCGGCTGCGCGAATACGCCGGAGCCGTGGCCAGGGGCGACCTCAAGGCCGTGCCGGCCGGCGACTACCCGCCGGAACTGGCCGAGCTGCGCGACGCCCTGGCCCGCATGGTCGCCTCGTTGGAGCGGGGGCTGGCCGACGTGGAAGCCAAAAGCCGCGAGGCCCAGGGGCATGCCGCCGAGGCCGGCCGCGCCCTGGAGGCGGCCAAGGCCCAGGAAGCCCGCACCGCCGAACTGCTGGCCCGTCTGGGCGACGGCGCGGCAACGGCGCGCGGCATCTCCGAAAGCGTCATGGACCACGCGGCCGGGCTGCTTTCGCGCATCGAGCAGGTGGGGCAGGGCGCGGCCCAGCAGCGAGACCGCATGATGGACACGGCCGCGGCCATGGAAGAGATGAACGCCACTGTCCTCGAAGTGGCCCGAAATGCGTCCAGCGCCGCCGTGAGCGCCGCCGACGCCAAGGACAAGGCCGTCACCGGCGCGGACGGCGTGCGCTCGGCCGTGACCTCCATCGAGGCCATCCGCCGGCGCATCCTCGATCTCAAGGAGTCCATGACCCGCCTGGGGCAGCAGGCCGACAGCATCGGCCACATCATGAACGTCATTTCCGACATCGCCGACCAAACCAACCTGTTGGCGCTCAATGCCGCCATCGAAGCGGCCCGGGCCGGCGACGCCGGGCGCGGCTTTGCCGTGGTGGCCGACGAGGTCCGCAAGCTGGCCGAAAAAACCATGACCGCCACCAAGGAAGTCGGCGACGCCGTGGTCTCCATCCAGGGACAGGCGAGGGAGAACATCGCCGCCGTGGAGTCCGCCGCCTCCGGCATCGAGGACAGCACCCGGGCGGCCGCCGATTCCGGCCGCTTCATGGACGCCATTGTCGGCATCGTCGATGCCACCGCCACCCAGGTGGAGTCCATCGCCACGGCTTCCGAGGAACAGTCCGCCACCTCCGAAGAGATCAACCGGGCCGTGGAAGAGGTCAACGGCATCGCCCGCGACACGGCCGAGGACGCCGCCGCCGCTTCCCAGGCCCTGCACGCCCTGACCGAACTGGCCAACGACCTCGACGCCGCCATCCGCCAGATGACCGGCGAGACCGGCGCGTCCCGTCCGGCCCTGGCCGCCGCCCGGCCGGCCGCCAAGGCCATTGCGCCGTCGCGCCCGGCCGCTTCCCGCGCCCTGCCGCCGTCGCGCCTGGCCCCGGCCAAAGCCAAAGCCCTGCCGCCGGCCCGGCCCACGCCTTCCCGGCCCGCCTCCGCCCCCAAACCAGCGGCCATTCCCGCTCCGGCTCCCAAGCCGGTGACCAAGCCCGCCGCCGCCAAAGCCCCGGGCAACGGCTCCGGCGGGGCCTGTTCCATTGGCGGCGCCCTGCTGCAATGGGACGACTCCCTGGCCACCCACATCAGCGAAGTCGACCGTCAGCACCAGGTGCTTGTGCGCATGATCTGCGACTTACACGAGGCCATGCGCTCGGGCAAAGGCAAGCATCAGCTCGAAGCCATTCTTGAGGAACTCCAGAACTACGCGGTGGACCACTTCGGCTACGAAGAAAAGCTCATGGAGCAGTACAAGTATCCGGGCTATCTCAACCACCGCAAGGAGCACGAAGCCTTCGTGGACAAGGTCATCGCCTTTGGCAACGACTTCCGGGAAAACCGGGCGGCGCTGACCACCGAGGTCATGAATTTCCTCAAGAACTGGCTGGTGGGACACATCAAGGGCACGGACCAGAAATACGCCCCGTTTTTCATCGAACGCGGCGTAAACTGA
- a CDS encoding methyl-accepting chemotaxis protein: MKFSISARLGLGFGLVLAAMTVGAFVMTFSLANVKDRAEAMRSQVLPLADVAAGMQFEAVNVQQWLTDVSATGEDDGFAEAEKAASSFRAGAARFAALAERTGNQALRAETAAVLRDFEAMYDVGKRMSKAYVAEGREAGNAMMGDFDARTEALAGRIAPLKASQFQAADTQVAGILNKLENDLRLQYLLLGLSLAVGIVCAVLVSRNIRRQLGAEPWEVAAVARDVAAGRFDAVGAACAAKGDGCGVMSDMAAMADKLRQSFAAVEARTAEAEKHLQEAEAQRQAAEEATRQAEQARLSGLAEAADRLEDLADAVARAGNALTDRVAQVNRGTVRQHERTADTATAMEEMNATVLEVAQNADRASQSARAARDGAREGLSATEEVARSIDRVRGLSKGLKASLDALGERAKGISAILGVISDIADQTNLLALNAAIEAARAGDAGRGFAVVADEVRKLAEKTMQATGEVASVVSAIDSGVRDNVAGMDAAATAVDETTKLAENAGRSLTHIVEMAETATEEVRSIATASQQQATASEEINRALADISLIAEETAQGMADAETELDNLSNSASRLATLIDGLRREG; this comes from the coding sequence ATGAAGTTCTCTATTTCGGCGCGTTTGGGGCTGGGTTTTGGTTTGGTGCTGGCGGCCATGACCGTCGGGGCGTTCGTCATGACCTTTTCCCTGGCCAACGTAAAGGACCGGGCCGAGGCCATGCGCTCCCAAGTCCTTCCCCTGGCCGACGTCGCCGCCGGCATGCAGTTCGAGGCCGTCAACGTGCAGCAGTGGCTCACCGACGTCTCGGCCACGGGCGAGGACGACGGTTTTGCCGAGGCTGAGAAAGCGGCCAGTTCCTTCCGGGCCGGCGCGGCCAGGTTCGCCGCCCTGGCCGAACGCACCGGCAACCAGGCGCTACGGGCGGAAACCGCTGCCGTGCTGCGCGATTTCGAGGCCATGTACGACGTTGGCAAGCGCATGTCCAAGGCCTATGTGGCCGAAGGCCGCGAGGCCGGCAACGCCATGATGGGCGATTTCGACGCCCGCACCGAAGCCCTGGCCGGCCGCATCGCCCCGCTCAAGGCCAGCCAGTTCCAGGCCGCCGACACCCAGGTAGCCGGCATCCTGAACAAGCTCGAAAACGATTTGCGGCTGCAATACCTGCTGCTGGGCCTGTCGTTGGCCGTGGGCATCGTCTGCGCCGTGCTTGTCTCCCGCAACATCCGCCGCCAGCTCGGGGCCGAACCCTGGGAAGTGGCGGCCGTGGCCCGCGACGTGGCCGCCGGACGCTTCGACGCCGTGGGCGCGGCCTGCGCCGCCAAGGGAGATGGTTGCGGCGTCATGTCCGACATGGCCGCCATGGCCGACAAGCTTCGCCAATCCTTCGCCGCTGTGGAAGCCCGTACGGCCGAGGCAGAAAAACACTTGCAGGAAGCCGAGGCCCAGCGCCAGGCCGCCGAAGAGGCCACGCGCCAGGCCGAGCAGGCCCGGCTCTCCGGCTTGGCCGAAGCCGCCGACCGGCTGGAAGATCTGGCCGACGCCGTGGCCCGGGCCGGCAATGCCCTGACCGACCGGGTGGCCCAGGTCAACCGGGGCACGGTGCGCCAGCACGAACGCACCGCCGATACGGCCACGGCCATGGAGGAAATGAACGCCACTGTGCTCGAAGTGGCCCAGAACGCCGACCGCGCCAGCCAGAGCGCCCGGGCCGCCCGGGACGGCGCGCGCGAAGGCCTGTCCGCCACCGAAGAGGTGGCCCGCTCCATCGACCGGGTGCGCGGCCTGTCCAAGGGCCTCAAGGCCAGTCTCGATGCCCTTGGCGAACGGGCCAAGGGCATCTCGGCCATCCTCGGCGTCATCTCCGACATCGCCGACCAGACCAACCTGCTGGCGCTCAATGCCGCCATCGAAGCGGCCCGGGCCGGCGACGCCGGACGCGGTTTCGCCGTGGTGGCCGACGAAGTCCGCAAGCTGGCCGAAAAGACCATGCAGGCCACGGGCGAGGTGGCCTCGGTGGTCTCGGCCATCGACAGCGGCGTGCGGGACAACGTGGCCGGCATGGACGCGGCGGCCACGGCCGTGGACGAAACCACCAAGCTGGCTGAAAACGCCGGCCGGTCGCTCACGCACATTGTGGAAATGGCTGAAACCGCCACCGAGGAGGTGCGCTCCATCGCCACGGCCTCGCAGCAACAGGCCACGGCCTCGGAAGAGATCAACCGCGCCCTGGCCGACATCAGCCTTATCGCCGAGGAAACCGCCCAGGGCATGGCCGATGCCGAAACGGAGTTGGACAATCTCTCCAACTCCGCCTCGCGCCTGGCGACCCTCATCGACGGACTGCGCCGCGAAGGCTAG
- a CDS encoding acyl-CoA thioesterase: MALILKPEDFPLPDSRLALTVSYGEVDQMGYAYYGHYPHWFERGRGHFIRVRGMSYGEVEARGVWLPVRDMAVRYLRPARYDDAITVRTAVSEWGRASVTFAYQIFGPPEDATLLAVGETLHACTSPQGRPMPVPSWLRELFTV, from the coding sequence ATGGCCCTGATTCTCAAGCCTGAAGACTTTCCTCTGCCTGATTCGCGGCTGGCGCTCACCGTCTCCTATGGTGAGGTGGACCAGATGGGCTACGCCTATTACGGGCACTATCCCCACTGGTTCGAGCGCGGGCGCGGGCACTTCATCCGGGTGCGCGGCATGAGCTACGGCGAGGTCGAGGCGCGCGGCGTGTGGCTGCCGGTGCGCGATATGGCCGTGCGGTATCTGCGCCCGGCCCGTTACGACGACGCCATCACCGTGCGCACGGCCGTCAGCGAGTGGGGCCGGGCTTCGGTCACTTTTGCCTACCAGATCTTCGGACCGCCGGAAGACGCCACGCTTCTCGCCGTGGGCGAAACGCTCCACGCCTGCACCTCGCCACAAGGCCGGCCCATGCCCGTGCCGTCCTGGCTGCGCGAGCTGTTCACCGTCTAA
- a CDS encoding TerC family protein: MALFTVENLIAFLTLSALEIVLGIDNIVFIAIISNALPAELQSKARKIGLLLAMGTRILLLLGITWVMGLTAPLFSVLGHIVTGRDVVLLAGGLFLIAKSTFEIHEKIEPAHAGGHAAAKVRGFAAAVTQIAILDIVFSLDSVITAVGMSGEIVVMVAAVIAAVLVMMLFADAISHFVSRHPTVQMLALSFLILIGVFLVAEGLGRHIDRGYIYFAMAFSLLVELLNMRAKKASQG; encoded by the coding sequence ATGGCCCTTTTCACCGTGGAAAACCTCATCGCCTTCCTGACGCTGTCCGCCCTGGAAATCGTCCTTGGCATCGACAACATCGTCTTTATCGCCATCATCTCCAACGCCCTGCCGGCCGAACTCCAGTCCAAGGCCCGCAAGATCGGCCTGCTGCTGGCCATGGGCACCCGCATCCTGCTGCTGCTGGGCATCACCTGGGTCATGGGCCTGACCGCGCCGCTTTTCTCCGTCCTCGGCCATATCGTCACCGGCCGCGACGTCGTGCTGCTGGCCGGAGGCCTGTTTCTTATCGCCAAGTCCACCTTCGAGATTCACGAAAAGATCGAACCGGCCCATGCGGGCGGACACGCCGCCGCCAAGGTCCGCGGTTTCGCCGCCGCCGTGACCCAGATCGCCATCCTCGACATCGTCTTTTCCCTGGATTCCGTCATCACCGCCGTGGGCATGTCCGGCGAAATCGTGGTCATGGTGGCGGCTGTCATCGCCGCCGTCCTGGTCATGATGCTTTTCGCCGACGCCATCAGCCACTTCGTGTCGCGCCACCCCACCGTGCAGATGCTGGCCCTGTCGTTTCTCATCCTTATCGGCGTGTTTCTGGTGGCCGAGGGCCTGGGCCGCCACATCGACCGGGGCTACATCTACTTCGCCATGGCGTTTTCGCTGCTGGTCGAACTCCTCAACATGCGGGCCAAAAAGGCCAGTCAGGGATAA